One genomic window of Catenulispora sp. MAP5-51 includes the following:
- a CDS encoding HAD family hydrolase: protein MGPLALFDLDDTLIALAPAFRRFARDFVRGFTLPAESEDWLVEAWDPYQRRDEFFARVRERYGLTEPVEVLWRLYRTRMPEFVELRDEVRDGLAALRRAGWRLGIVTNGEADNQLGKIERTGLDRLVDSVAVSGALDVRKPDAEIFRIAAEGAGCALADGGWMVGDNPGADIGGGAAVGLRTIWIDRGRELAVPAATATATATALATPTPTATATVKDVVEAFPLLLACR, encoded by the coding sequence ATGGGGCCGCTCGCGCTGTTCGACCTGGACGACACACTCATCGCTCTGGCACCGGCCTTCCGGCGCTTCGCGCGGGACTTCGTCCGGGGCTTCACGTTGCCGGCGGAGTCGGAGGATTGGCTGGTCGAAGCCTGGGACCCGTATCAGAGGCGCGATGAGTTCTTCGCCAGGGTGCGGGAACGCTATGGGCTCACCGAGCCTGTGGAGGTTTTGTGGCGGCTCTACCGCACGCGTATGCCAGAGTTCGTGGAGCTGCGGGACGAGGTGCGCGACGGGCTGGCCGCGTTGCGGCGCGCCGGGTGGCGGCTGGGGATCGTGACCAACGGCGAGGCGGACAATCAGCTCGGGAAGATCGAGCGCACCGGGCTGGACCGGCTGGTCGACTCGGTGGCGGTGTCCGGGGCGCTGGACGTGCGCAAGCCTGATGCGGAGATCTTTCGGATCGCCGCCGAGGGTGCGGGATGTGCTTTGGCCGATGGCGGATGGATGGTCGGGGACAACCCCGGTGCTGACATCGGAGGTGGTGCGGCGGTGGGGCTGCGGACGATCTGGATCGATCGCGGCCGCGAGCTCGCTGTTCCGGCCGCCACTGCTACTGCCACTGCTACTGCCCTCGCGACCCCGACCCCGACCGCCACCGCCACGGTCAAGGACGTCGTCGAGGCGTTCCCGCTCCTGCTGGCTTGTCGATAA
- a CDS encoding pyridoxamine 5'-phosphate oxidase family protein, whose translation MAPAPAEAAITTEAELRELLGEPMERAINKERVRLKPIDRRWLAASPLCFLATSDELGNCDVSPKGDPAGFVKVLDEARLAIPERPGNRRADGYHNILRNPHVGLIFVVPGRTETLRINGRARLVREAAYFDDMVVKGHRPIMALEVEIEQIFFHCAKAFMRSALWKPPTWDPDQLPPHAAIVKSVQWTRESLEELTEYYGASYEKSIYVTKK comes from the coding sequence ATCGCCCCGGCCCCGGCCGAGGCCGCCATCACCACCGAGGCCGAACTGCGCGAGCTGCTCGGCGAGCCGATGGAGCGCGCGATCAACAAGGAGCGCGTCCGGCTCAAGCCGATCGACCGGCGGTGGCTGGCCGCCTCGCCGCTGTGCTTCCTGGCCACCAGCGACGAGCTGGGCAACTGCGACGTCTCCCCGAAGGGCGACCCGGCCGGCTTCGTGAAGGTCCTGGACGAGGCCCGGCTGGCCATCCCCGAGCGGCCCGGCAACCGGCGCGCCGACGGGTACCACAACATCCTGCGCAACCCGCACGTCGGCCTGATCTTCGTGGTGCCCGGCCGCACCGAGACGCTGCGCATCAACGGCCGGGCGCGGCTGGTGCGCGAGGCCGCGTACTTCGACGACATGGTCGTCAAGGGCCACCGGCCGATCATGGCGCTGGAGGTGGAGATCGAGCAGATCTTCTTCCACTGCGCGAAGGCCTTCATGCGCTCGGCGCTGTGGAAGCCCCCGACGTGGGACCCGGACCAGCTGCCGCCGCACGCCGCCATCGTGAAGTCGGTGCAGTGGACGCGCGAGTCGCTGGAGGAGCTGACCGAGTACTACGGCGCCAGCTACGAGAAGAGCATCTACGTCACCAAGAAGTAG
- a CDS encoding VOC family protein gives MALTYQVVVDSADPHTLADWWAETLGWDLEPSNEGFIRRMIAEGQAAESDTTTHNGVLVWAAGQAVVHPAGRDAGPGSRILFQAVPEPKTVKNRLHLDIKVGDGNLESELERLTARGATELYRGRQGPSSWITIADPEGNELCLHS, from the coding sequence ATGGCCCTCACCTATCAAGTCGTCGTCGACTCCGCCGATCCGCACACCCTGGCCGACTGGTGGGCCGAGACGCTGGGCTGGGACCTGGAGCCCTCCAACGAGGGCTTCATCCGCCGGATGATCGCCGAGGGCCAGGCCGCCGAGTCCGACACCACGACCCACAACGGCGTCCTGGTCTGGGCCGCGGGGCAGGCCGTCGTGCACCCCGCCGGCCGGGACGCCGGCCCCGGCTCGCGCATCCTGTTCCAGGCCGTGCCCGAGCCCAAGACCGTGAAGAACCGCCTGCACCTGGACATCAAGGTCGGCGACGGGAACCTGGAGAGCGAGCTGGAGCGGCTCACCGCCCGGGGCGCCACCGAGCTGTACCGGGGCCGCCAGGGGCCCTCGAGCTGGATCACCATCGCCGACCCGGAGGGCAACGAATTGTGTCTGCACTCGTGA
- a CDS encoding aldehyde dehydrogenase family protein, with amino-acid sequence MSDQGSANGAAVGVLEPGAPSFVSYDPADGGEVATFPAMTAEQVRAVVGEARQAFAWWSSLSWAERERRLRKWAGVITRGLDELCELMHRENGKPRQDAFLEAFLAIEHIGWAAGHARKVLHPRRVGTGLLMSNHAATLEYQPLGVVGVIGPWNYPVFTPMGSIAYALAAGNAVVFKPSEYTTAIGKWVVDAFNQANPDAPHQVLRLVTGTGPTGAALCESGVDKIAFTGSARTGRKVMAACAPSLTPVLMECGGKDAMIVAGDADVAKAADAALWGAMSNAGQTCVGIERVYVVDSVKDKFVTELTSQIQKLALAPGEGPDAAYGPMTMPSQIDVVRGHIDDAIAKGATVLVGGSGAVKAPYVEPTVLLDAPEDSSAVREETFGPTITIKGVRDVEEAIQLANATDYGLGASVFARHGGAAIARRLRSGMTSVNAVIAFAGIPGLPFGGVGESGFGRIHGADGLREFTRPKAITRRRYSTPFEPTTFARNPKTLTIMRKYAETRYGRKK; translated from the coding sequence ATGAGCGATCAGGGTTCAGCTAACGGCGCGGCTGTCGGCGTCCTGGAACCGGGCGCCCCCAGTTTCGTCTCCTACGACCCCGCCGACGGCGGCGAGGTCGCCACCTTCCCCGCCATGACCGCCGAGCAGGTGCGTGCGGTCGTGGGCGAGGCGCGCCAGGCGTTCGCCTGGTGGTCCTCGCTGTCCTGGGCCGAGCGTGAGCGCCGGCTGCGCAAGTGGGCCGGTGTCATCACCCGCGGGCTCGACGAGTTGTGCGAGCTGATGCACCGGGAGAACGGCAAGCCGCGCCAGGACGCCTTCCTGGAGGCGTTCCTGGCCATCGAGCACATCGGCTGGGCCGCCGGCCACGCGCGCAAGGTGCTGCACCCGCGCCGGGTGGGCACCGGGCTGCTGATGTCCAACCACGCCGCGACGCTGGAGTACCAGCCGCTCGGTGTCGTCGGCGTCATCGGTCCGTGGAACTATCCCGTGTTCACTCCGATGGGGTCGATCGCCTACGCGCTGGCGGCCGGCAACGCCGTGGTGTTCAAGCCCTCGGAGTACACCACCGCGATCGGCAAGTGGGTCGTCGACGCGTTCAACCAGGCCAACCCGGACGCGCCGCACCAGGTGCTGCGGCTGGTCACCGGGACCGGGCCGACCGGGGCCGCGCTGTGCGAGTCGGGCGTGGACAAGATCGCGTTCACCGGCAGCGCGCGGACCGGGCGCAAGGTGATGGCCGCGTGCGCGCCCTCGCTGACGCCGGTGCTGATGGAGTGCGGCGGCAAGGACGCGATGATCGTGGCCGGCGACGCCGACGTGGCCAAGGCCGCCGACGCCGCGCTGTGGGGCGCGATGTCCAATGCCGGGCAGACCTGCGTGGGCATCGAGCGGGTCTACGTCGTGGACTCGGTGAAGGACAAGTTCGTCACCGAGCTGACCTCGCAGATCCAGAAGCTGGCGCTGGCCCCCGGCGAGGGTCCGGACGCCGCCTACGGCCCGATGACCATGCCCTCGCAGATCGACGTGGTCCGCGGCCACATCGACGACGCCATCGCCAAGGGCGCCACGGTGCTGGTCGGCGGCAGCGGCGCGGTGAAGGCGCCGTACGTCGAGCCGACCGTCCTGCTGGACGCGCCGGAGGACTCCAGCGCGGTGCGGGAGGAGACGTTCGGACCGACGATCACGATCAAGGGCGTGCGGGACGTCGAGGAGGCGATCCAGCTGGCCAACGCCACCGACTACGGCCTGGGCGCCTCGGTCTTCGCCCGCCACGGCGGCGCGGCCATCGCCCGGCGCCTGCGCAGCGGGATGACCTCGGTCAACGCGGTCATCGCCTTCGCCGGCATCCCGGGCCTGCCCTTCGGCGGCGTCGGGGAGTCCGGGTTCGGCCGCATCCACGGGGCCGACGGGCTGCGCGAGTTCACGCGGCCCAAGGCGATCACCCGGCGCCGGTACTCGACGCCGTTCGAGCCGACGACGTTCGCGCGGAACCCTAAGACCCTCACGATCATGCGGAAGTACGCGGAGACGCGGTACGGCCGTAAGAAGTAG